A window of Nicotiana tabacum cultivar K326 chromosome 24, ASM71507v2, whole genome shotgun sequence contains these coding sequences:
- the LOC107826592 gene encoding BTB/POZ domain-containing protein At1g67900 has protein sequence MKFMKLGSRPDTFITTEAVRSVNSEVTSDLIVQVKGSRYLLHKFPLLSKCSRLQKLCSESPETSHHQIVQLPDFPGGIEAFELCAKFCYGITITLSAYNIVAARCAAEYLQMTEDVEKGNLIYKLDVFFNSCILSGWKDSIVTLQSTKSFPLWSEDLGITSRCIEAIASKVLAHPSKVNLSRSYSRRGDISCNESESTRHNKTSSKSWWAEELAELSIDLYWRSMIAIKSGGRVPANVIGDALRIYASRWLPNISKYANPKKQLEYDQKDSDSIGKYRLLLESIITLLPAEKGAVSCSFLLKLLKAANILKASSSSKMELARRIGLQLEDATVNDLLIPCLSHTCDTIYDVDIAITILEQFMLQGQSPPTSPLRRKGDFERRRSRSAENIDLEFQESRRSSSASHSSKLKVAKLVDRYLQEISIDSNLPLSKFISIAEAIPEFARLDHDDLYRAIDIYLKGHPELNKSERKRLCRMLDCKKLSMEVCMHAAQNELLPLRVVVQVLFFEQARAAMSGGHVTELPSNIKALLEDTAKTSATFNKTPVDDQWTTASALKSPNSNLSTLKMKLAEDDDDDDDLDEIGKSSRIKALRVIPNRPKRMFSKLWSNNRSAASEKN, from the exons ATGAAGTTTATGAAACTTGGATCTAGGCCTGACACTTTCATTACTACTGAGGCTGTAAG GTCAGTTAACTCTGAAGTTACTAGTGATCTCATAGTCCAAGTAAAGGGTAGCAGATATTTGCTTCACAAG TTTCCCCTGCTGTCTAAGTGCTCAAGGCTACAGAAGTTATGCTCTGAAAGTCCAGAAACCTCACATCACCAAATTGTGCAGCTACCAGATTTTCCTGGTGGAATTGAAGCATTTGAGCTATGTGCAAAATTCTGCTATGGTATCACTATCACTCTCAGTGCCTACAACATTGTTGCGGCACGCTGTGCTGCAGAATACCTGCAGATGACAGAGGATGTAGAGAAAGGAAACTTAATCTACAAACTTGAtgtattcttcaattcttgcatACTTTCAGGTTGGAAAGACTCGATTGTTACATTGCAAAGTACCAAGTCTTTTCCTTTATGGTCTGAGGACTTAGGAATTACAAGCAGATGTATTGAAGCCATTGCTTCAAAAGTCTTAGCTCATCCTTCAAAGGTGAATTTGTCAAGAAGCTACTCAAGAAGAGGTGATATTTCATGCAATGAATCAGAAAGCACAAGGCATAATAAAACTTCATCTAAAAGTTGGTGGGCTGAAGAGTTAGCAGAATTAAGCATAGACCTTTATTGGAGAAGTATGATAGCTATCAAATCTGGTGGGAGAGTACCTGCTAATGTTATCGGTGATGCATTGCGGATTTATGCATCAAGATGGCTACCAAACATTTCAAAATATGCAAATCCTAAGAAGCAGCTAGAATATGATCAGAAAGACTCGGATTCGATTGGGAAATACAGGTTGCTGTTGGAGTCAATTATAACATTGTTACCAGCTGAAAAGGGGGCAGTTTCttgtagtttcttgttgaaattgctGAAAGCAGCTAACATtttgaaggcttcttcttcatcCAAGATGGAATTGGCAAGAAGGATTGGGCTTCAATTGGAAGATGCCACTGTCAATGATCTGTTAATACCTTGTCTGTCACACACATGTGACACAATTTATGATGTGGACATAGCTATCACCATATTAGAACAGTTCATGTTGCAAGGGCAAAGTCCCCCAACAAGTCCACTAAGAAGGAAAGGAGATTTTGAGAGGAGAAGATCTCGGTCTGCGGAGAATATTGACCTTGAGTTCCAAGAAAGtagaagatcttcttcagcatcaCATAGCTCAAAACTCAAGGTAGCTAAGCTTGTAGATAGATATCTTCAAGAAATTTCCATCGACTCAAATTTGCCATTGTCAAAATTCATTTCCATTGCTGAAGCAATTCCAGAGTTTGCTAGGCTTGACCATGATGATCTTTACAGAGCCATTGACATCTATCTCAAG GGGCATCCGGAGCTGAACAAGAGTGAAAGAAAGCGGCTGTGCAGAATGTTGGACTGCAAGAAACTATCAATGGAAGTTTGTATGCATGCAGCACAAAATGAATTACTTCCACTAAGGGTAGTTGTTCAAGTTCTGTTTTTCGAGCAAGCTCGAGCAGCCATGTCCGGTGGCCATGTAACGGAATTGCCTAGCAACATCAAGGCACTTCTAGAGGACACAGCCAAGACTTCAGCAACTTTTAATAAGACACCAGTTGATGACCAGTGGACTACTGCCTCAGCCCTAAAATCACCAAACTCCAACCTTTCAACTCTAAAAATGAAGTTAgctgaagatgatgatgatgatgatgatttggATGAAATTGGGAAATCTTCAAGGATTAAAGCTTTACGTGTCATTCCAAATCGACCTAAAAGAATGTTCAGTAAGTTATGGTCAAATAATAGATCAGCTGCAAGTGAAAAGAACTGA